Proteins from a single region of Parasedimentitalea psychrophila:
- the xylB gene encoding xylulokinase, which produces MYIGLDLGTSGLRALLADEGGAIIATADAAYSVSTPHPGWSEQDPSDWVTACKTVMAALKAAHPVEFSALRGIGLSGHMHGATLVDAGGQVLRPCILWNDSRSAAQAAMLDQTANVRNLSGNIVFPGFTAPKLTWVEENEPEIFARVAKVLLPKDYLRYWLTGDYVGDMSDSAGTSWMDVGKREWSPELLEAGHMRLDQMPRLVEGSESSGTVRAQLRSDWGLAGPVTVAGGGGDNAVAACGVGCFRDGDGFVSLGTSGVLLAAKNSFAPAPETAVHTFCHAVPDTWYQMGVILAATDCLNWLSRILGRTPAELAGTMKAEISGPSRTMFLPYLSGERTPHNDSQIRGSFVGLDIATSPEDLTQAVMEGVSFALRDNLDALKTTGTNLSRILAIGGGAKSRFWLETLATTLDLPLDLPEKGDFGAALGAARLAIAADTNADLSMIMTTPKVAETVEPRSDLVDRYAETHARYRALYPNLKAALT; this is translated from the coding sequence ATGTATATCGGGTTGGATCTGGGCACCTCCGGCTTACGGGCTTTGCTGGCTGACGAGGGGGGGGCGATTATTGCCACCGCTGACGCGGCTTATTCTGTATCGACCCCCCATCCTGGATGGAGCGAGCAAGATCCATCGGATTGGGTTACGGCCTGCAAAACAGTGATGGCGGCGCTGAAGGCAGCACACCCAGTTGAATTCAGCGCGTTGCGCGGCATCGGGTTAAGCGGCCATATGCATGGCGCCACATTGGTCGATGCCGGCGGCCAGGTGCTGCGGCCCTGTATTTTGTGGAATGACAGCCGCTCGGCGGCGCAGGCTGCTATGCTGGACCAGACTGCAAATGTGCGGAACCTGTCGGGAAATATCGTATTTCCCGGCTTTACCGCCCCCAAGCTGACATGGGTCGAGGAAAACGAACCGGAGATCTTTGCCAGGGTGGCAAAGGTGCTGCTGCCCAAGGATTACCTGCGCTATTGGCTGACCGGGGACTATGTTGGCGATATGTCCGACAGCGCCGGCACCTCATGGATGGACGTGGGCAAACGCGAGTGGTCACCAGAGCTGTTGGAGGCCGGTCATATGCGTCTGGACCAGATGCCCCGATTGGTCGAAGGCTCGGAAAGTTCGGGCACTGTGCGGGCGCAACTGCGGTCCGACTGGGGCTTGGCTGGGCCGGTCACCGTTGCGGGCGGTGGCGGCGATAATGCGGTTGCGGCCTGTGGCGTCGGCTGTTTTCGCGATGGCGATGGTTTTGTGTCCCTTGGCACCTCTGGTGTGCTGCTTGCCGCCAAGAACAGCTTTGCCCCAGCTCCGGAAACGGCCGTTCACACCTTCTGCCACGCGGTCCCCGACACCTGGTATCAGATGGGGGTTATCCTGGCGGCGACGGATTGCTTGAACTGGCTGTCGCGCATTCTGGGGCGCACCCCGGCAGAGTTGGCCGGGACGATGAAGGCCGAGATTTCCGGGCCATCGCGCACGATGTTCCTGCCCTACCTGTCGGGCGAACGCACGCCGCATAATGACAGCCAGATCCGGGGATCTTTTGTCGGGCTGGACATCGCCACCTCACCCGAAGACCTGACCCAGGCGGTGATGGAGGGCGTGTCGTTTGCTCTGCGCGATAACCTCGACGCGTTAAAGACGACGGGAACCAACCTGTCGCGCATTCTGGCGATTGGCGGCGGGGCAAAATCCCGGTTCTGGCTGGAGACTTTGGCCACCACATTGGATCTGCCGCTGGACCTGCCGGAGAAAGGCGACTTTGGCGCGGCCTTAGGCGCTGCGCGGTTGGCCATTGCCGCTGACACCAATGCTGACCTGTCTATGATTATGACCACGCCCAAAGTCGCGGAGACGGTTGAGCCGCGCAGCGATCTGGTCGACCGATATGCTGAAACTCATGCGCGGTATCGCGCGCTTTACCCCAATCTGAAGGCTGCTCTGACATGA
- a CDS encoding MurR/RpiR family transcriptional regulator, translating into MSKPAATVRELIREQYSSLTQSERKFANSLLENYPSAGLASITIVAANAGVSTPTVARMVQKLGFKGYPQFHQALLKELQAQVSGPTQRRANWVTEAPEGHLLNRFSQAVTENLEQTFSNIDSASFDAAVRQLANTDGRLYVVGGRITRALADYAFTHFQAVRQRVTTMTSSAATWPHYVLDMVEGDTLLLFDVRRYETNLQRLAELAAERGVKVILITDQWASPIASVAQYSFNCWVEIPSAWDSNIATMMLLEAMIAATQEESWSETRDRYERLDELFDMTRLFRKFS; encoded by the coding sequence TTGAGTAAACCAGCGGCCACCGTTCGAGAGCTGATCCGTGAGCAGTATTCCTCGCTGACGCAATCAGAGCGTAAGTTCGCGAATTCATTGCTGGAAAACTATCCGTCGGCGGGGCTTGCCTCGATCACCATCGTCGCTGCCAATGCAGGGGTTTCGACGCCGACGGTGGCGCGGATGGTGCAAAAGCTGGGGTTCAAGGGCTATCCTCAGTTCCATCAGGCATTGTTGAAAGAGCTGCAGGCTCAGGTCTCGGGGCCAACCCAGAGGCGCGCCAATTGGGTTACCGAGGCCCCCGAAGGCCATCTTCTGAACAGATTTTCCCAAGCGGTGACCGAAAACCTGGAGCAGACCTTCTCCAATATCGATTCCGCGAGCTTTGACGCGGCGGTGAGGCAATTGGCCAACACCGACGGGCGGCTTTATGTGGTCGGCGGCCGGATCACCCGGGCATTGGCCGATTATGCCTTTACCCACTTTCAGGCGGTCCGGCAGCGGGTGACCACGATGACCTCCTCTGCCGCAACCTGGCCGCATTATGTGCTGGACATGGTCGAGGGCGACACTCTGCTGTTGTTCGACGTGCGGCGCTACGAGACCAACTTGCAACGTCTGGCTGAACTGGCGGCGGAACGTGGGGTGAAGGTTATTCTGATCACCGATCAGTGGGCCAGCCCAATTGCATCTGTGGCACAGTATAGTTTTAACTGCTGGGTCGAGATCCCTTCGGCCTGGGATTCCAATATCGCGACCATGATGCTGCTTGAAGCGATGATTGCGGCCACTCAGGAAGAAAGCTGGAGCGAAACCCGCGACCGCTATGAGCGTCTGGATGAGCTGTTCGACATGACCCGTCTGTTCCGAAAATTTTCCTGA
- a CDS encoding N-formylglutamate amidohydrolase gives MSRSDSNARTQAVEVSNPEGSGPALILCEHASNHFPAQFGDLGLAAGDQKSHAAWDPGARAIALHLSQVLNAPMVASQVSRLVYDCNRPPEVASAMPVKSELIEIPGNRDLTDDQRLQRVDAVYRPFCDAVSEVIKARQDAGLDTVLITIHSFTPVYYGQPRAVEIGILHDDDTAMADAMLAHAPSLPHRRVERNQPYGPQDGVTHSLKLHGIAHGLANVMIEVRNDLLRTPQQETAMAEELLTLIRPALAALVQQGGDNA, from the coding sequence ATGTCACGGAGCGATTCCAACGCTCGTACACAGGCCGTAGAGGTCAGCAACCCGGAGGGATCCGGGCCTGCGCTGATTCTCTGCGAGCACGCCAGCAATCATTTCCCGGCGCAGTTTGGCGACCTGGGACTTGCGGCTGGCGACCAGAAAAGTCACGCCGCCTGGGACCCGGGCGCGCGGGCCATTGCGCTGCATCTCAGCCAGGTGCTGAATGCACCGATGGTGGCAAGCCAGGTGTCGCGACTGGTCTACGACTGCAATCGCCCCCCCGAGGTGGCCTCGGCGATGCCGGTGAAATCAGAGCTGATCGAAATTCCCGGCAATCGCGATCTGACCGATGACCAGCGGCTCCAACGGGTTGACGCGGTCTATCGCCCCTTCTGTGACGCCGTCAGTGAGGTGATCAAAGCCCGCCAGGATGCTGGCCTGGACACCGTACTGATCACCATCCACAGCTTCACACCCGTCTACTACGGCCAGCCCCGCGCCGTCGAAATCGGCATTCTGCACGATGATGACACGGCGATGGCTGATGCCATGCTGGCCCATGCGCCGTCGCTGCCGCACCGGCGGGTCGAGCGCAATCAGCCCTACGGTCCACAGGATGGTGTCACCCATTCGCTGAAGCTGCACGGTATCGCCCACGGGTTGGCCAACGTGATGATCGAGGTTCGCAATGATCTGCTGCGCACGCCGCAACAAGAAACCGCGATGGCCGAGGAACTTTTGACCCTGATCCGGCCCGCTCTCGCCGCATTGGTGCAACAAGGGGGCGACAATGCCTAG
- a CDS encoding TRAP transporter small permease subunit, with product MPRIITGYIRGVDAMNRFIGRFAMYLIFVLIGVLLWSSISKTFFYPSIWTLEMAQFVMVAYYILGGPYSIQMGSNVRMDLFYGGWSTKTKAWIDAFTVFFLIFYLGVLLFGAVGSTAYSLGYFGVEPFSFFWDLFLTLFTDGMSGVAEKIGHMERSPTAWRPYLWPVKSMLCFGVILMLAQSLAELFRDIGRLRGVDL from the coding sequence ATGCCTAGAATAATAACCGGATATATCCGGGGTGTGGATGCCATGAACCGCTTCATTGGTCGGTTTGCCATGTATCTGATCTTTGTGTTGATCGGGGTGCTGCTTTGGTCCTCCATTTCCAAGACCTTTTTCTATCCCTCGATCTGGACGCTTGAGATGGCGCAGTTTGTGATGGTTGCCTATTATATCCTGGGCGGGCCCTATTCGATCCAGATGGGGTCAAACGTGCGCATGGACCTGTTCTATGGCGGCTGGTCGACCAAAACCAAAGCCTGGATTGATGCCTTCACGGTGTTTTTCCTGATCTTCTACCTCGGGGTGCTGCTGTTTGGCGCGGTGGGCTCCACCGCCTATTCACTGGGCTATTTCGGGGTCGAGCCGTTCTCGTTCTTCTGGGATCTGTTCCTCACGCTGTTCACCGACGGAATGTCGGGTGTCGCTGAGAAAATCGGCCATATGGAACGCAGCCCAACCGCCTGGCGACCCTATCTGTGGCCGGTGAAATCCATGTTGTGTTTTGGCGTCATTCTGATGCTGGCACAAAGCCTTGCAGAACTGTTCCGGGATATCGGACGTCTTCGCGGAGTAGACCTCTGA
- a CDS encoding TRAP transporter large permease — MSYEMIAILMFSGMMLMLMTGQRVFGAIGFIGAAAGMALWGVGGSDIPFAAAMKLMKWYPMLTLPMFIFMGYVLSESKIADDLYKMFHVWMGPVKGGLAIGTIGLMVLVSAMNGLSVAGMAIGATIALPELLRRGYDKILVTGVVQAGSSLGILVPPSVVLVLYAMIARQPVSQLWLAGVLPGLMMAVMFIVYIYVRARLQPDLGPAMSPEDLAEYEQISEHPLRLNYIVLGTLVLLPLLMMAGLSGPKTSATIALTASAAAFILRHDPRVFSDIFMKEKHRLLFSGVLPLAIFAAMMVPFINGWTSLVESSAIGAMAAFIAAVLKGRMNRDVFETTLRSTLGISCMFMWIILAALGFGAIFDGLGAVNAIKDLFTSQLGLSPWMILILMQVSFLLMGTFLDDTAMLVIVAPLYVPLVGELGFDLIWYGVLYTITTQIAYMTPPFGYNLFLMRAMAPPEISLRDIYISIIPFALIMVLALSLVMIFPQIALWLPDYVYGK; from the coding sequence ATGTCTTATGAAATGATTGCTATCTTGATGTTCAGCGGCATGATGCTGATGCTGATGACCGGCCAGCGGGTGTTTGGCGCCATCGGCTTTATTGGCGCTGCCGCGGGCATGGCGCTCTGGGGTGTTGGTGGTTCCGACATTCCCTTTGCAGCGGCGATGAAGCTGATGAAATGGTATCCGATGCTGACGCTGCCGATGTTCATCTTCATGGGCTATGTGCTGTCGGAATCCAAAATCGCCGACGATCTATACAAGATGTTCCACGTCTGGATGGGCCCGGTCAAAGGCGGCCTGGCCATCGGCACCATTGGCTTGATGGTGCTGGTCTCGGCGATGAACGGGTTGTCGGTGGCGGGTATGGCCATTGGCGCCACCATCGCCCTGCCCGAGCTGTTGCGCCGTGGCTATGACAAAATCCTGGTCACCGGCGTGGTGCAGGCGGGCTCGTCACTGGGCATTCTGGTGCCGCCGTCGGTGGTGCTGGTGCTCTATGCGATGATCGCCCGCCAGCCGGTGAGCCAGCTGTGGCTGGCCGGGGTGCTGCCGGGGTTGATGATGGCGGTGATGTTCATCGTCTACATCTATGTCCGCGCCCGCCTGCAGCCTGATCTTGGCCCGGCGATGTCACCCGAAGATCTGGCAGAATACGAGCAGATCTCAGAACACCCCCTGCGGCTGAATTATATCGTGCTGGGAACTCTGGTGCTGCTGCCGCTGCTGATGATGGCCGGGCTGTCCGGACCAAAGACCTCGGCAACAATTGCCCTTACCGCCTCGGCTGCCGCGTTTATCCTGCGCCATGACCCGAGGGTCTTTAGCGACATCTTCATGAAGGAAAAGCACCGGCTGCTGTTCTCGGGCGTGTTGCCGCTGGCAATCTTTGCCGCGATGATGGTGCCCTTCATCAACGGCTGGACCTCGCTGGTGGAAAGCTCGGCAATTGGCGCCATGGCTGCCTTTATCGCCGCAGTTCTCAAGGGCCGGATGAACCGCGACGTGTTTGAGACGACCCTGCGCTCGACGCTGGGGATTTCCTGCATGTTCATGTGGATCATCCTGGCTGCACTTGGCTTTGGCGCCATCTTTGACGGGCTCGGCGCGGTCAATGCGATCAAGGACCTGTTCACCAGCCAGCTGGGCCTGTCGCCTTGGATGATCCTGATCCTGATGCAGGTGAGTTTCCTGCTGATGGGGACTTTCCTGGATGACACTGCCATGCTGGTGATCGTGGCGCCGCTCTATGTGCCATTGGTGGGCGAACTTGGGTTCGACCTGATCTGGTATGGCGTCCTTTACACCATCACCACCCAGATCGCCTATATGACGCCGCCGTTTGGCTATAACCTGTTTCTGATGCGCGCCATGGCACCGCCGGAAATCAGCCTGCGCGACATCTATATTTCGATCATCCCCTTTGCCCTGATTATGGTTCTGGCCTTATCACTGGTGATGATCTTCCCACAGATCGCCCTGTGGCTGCCCGACTATGTTTACGGAAAATAA